Proteins found in one Mytilus edulis chromosome 2, xbMytEdul2.2, whole genome shotgun sequence genomic segment:
- the LOC139511541 gene encoding perlucin-like encodes MRIMIVNWLQVFHLLILLILPDNGNTECALGWHHLGSSCYLFSHERFNWFQAEFSCSAHNARLAEVQSKEQATFLVNMGKTQGPGQSYWLGGRDDVIEGMWTWAQTDQPFNFTDWYPNVPDNKARNENCLHMYAAYNLKWNDATCTGLYRFICEQEYSGDGSEIIG; translated from the exons ATGAGAATCATGATTGTGAACTGGCTTCAAGTATTTCACCTGCTGATTTTGCTGATTTTGCCTG ATAATGGAAACACTGAATGTGCATTAGGATGGCATCATTTGGGATCATCTTGCTATTTGTTCAGCCATGAACGTTTTAATTGGTTTCAAGCTGAG TTCAGTTGTAGTGCACACAACGCCCGCCTTGCTGAAGTTCAGTCAAAAGAACAGGCGACCTTTTTAGTAAACATGGGTAAAACTCAAGGGCCAG GTCAAAGCTATTGGTTAGGAGGTAGAGATGATGTCATAGAAGGCATGTGGACGTGGGCTCAAACAGACCAGCCGTTCAATTTTACTGACTGGTATCCTAATGTACCAGACAACAAGGCCAGAAACGAGAACTGCTTACATATGTATGCTGCATATAATTTGAAATGGAACGACGCCACATGTACCGGACTGTACAGATTTATCTGTGAACAAGA GTATTCTGGAGATGGTTCTGAAATAATAGGATAA